The proteins below are encoded in one region of Sphingobacterium sp. R2:
- a CDS encoding VanZ family protein, with product MAMIKILLDYKWCFIWAIIVIVLCTLPGNNFDAVPSYPGMDKLVHCGMFFVFCTLLYNGVIQQFSGKPTRWVPFFIVSLLGFLFAGLTELLQLYIFTYRSGDWWDLFADTVGIGMAGFAYLLNYVNRRS from the coding sequence ATGGCCATGATTAAAATCTTGCTAGACTATAAATGGTGTTTTATTTGGGCCATCATAGTTATCGTTTTATGCACACTCCCGGGCAACAATTTCGACGCAGTTCCTTCTTATCCAGGTATGGATAAATTAGTCCATTGCGGTATGTTCTTTGTTTTCTGCACGCTGTTATATAATGGGGTGATCCAACAATTCAGCGGCAAACCTACACGTTGGGTTCCATTCTTTATTGTGTCTTTACTCGGATTCTTATTTGCAGGGCTAACGGAATTACTTCAGCTTTACATTTTCACATATCGCAGTGGCGATTGGTGGGATTTATTTGCTGACACTGTCGGAATAGGCATGGCAGGATTTGCTTATCTTCTGAATTATGTTAACCGAAGGTCATAG